A window from Cryptomeria japonica chromosome 1, Sugi_1.0, whole genome shotgun sequence encodes these proteins:
- the LOC131027821 gene encoding pentatricopeptide repeat-containing protein At2g13600, whose translation MGIVCSGHDKQLVMLSVEPMLQMQLRMCSSTTTCKKQFQRNNGSSTLLHHIKTACQPGRLKKALRILQFPNNPIDSSAYVSLLQGCIQKRSLSQSKFIHANKNGTEYTADRISANTLVNMYVKCGSLRDARKVFDEMPRRNVRSWTVMIAGYARQGLPKEAVDLFDQMQSSGVQPNQFTFSAVLPACSNLGSQERGLEIHEQIISSGFQCDTIIQTALIDMYAKCGNMVKARELFDGMPQLDVFSWTAMIAGYAQNGQQEEALEIFRQMERAGLKADVKTLASVLPACTNLTALKNGMEVHGVMIRREFQLGVIMESALVDMYGNCGSMEIARKLFNKMPRRDVLSWTVMIKGCAQNGEAWEALKLFEQMEQVGTMPDQKTFTTVLSACANLAAVEKGMDIHEKIARLGLELDVAMVNSLIDMYAKCGRIEKAREMFDEMHERDVTTWTSMISGYAINGRGKEALKLFEEMKQSCISPNHVTMLCVLSACAHAGLVEQGFQYFDCLSKFYHIQPMMEHYCCMVDLLGRAGRLDEAQDFINKMPIKPDATLWTSLLGACAIYNHVELGERLADFLFEMDPHNPSPYVLLSNIYAAAGRWDDTEKIWKMMKEKGVKKTPGCSWIEVNKQVHAFLVQDRSRQ comes from the exons ATGGGTATAGTCTGCAGTGGCCACGATAAACAGCTCGTGATGCTATCTGTGGAGCCAATGCTACAAATGCAGCTTAGAATGTGTTCAAGTACCACCACTTGTAAAAAACAATTTCAACGCAATAATGGTAGCAGTACTCTTCTCCATCACATCAAAACAGCCTGTCAGCCAGGCCGTTTGAAGAAGGCACTTCGTATATTGCAATTCCCAAACAACCCAATCGACTCCTCAGCCTATGTCTCTCTCTTGCAGGGATGCATTCAGAAAAGGTCTTTATCACAGTCAAAATTCATCCATGCCAACAAGAATGGAACGGAATATACAGCAGACAGAATCTCGGCCAACACGCTTGTCAACATGTATGTTAAATGTGGAAGTTTGCGGGATGCTCGTAAAGTGTTTGACGAAATGCCTCGACGAAACGTGAGATCGTGGACCGTCATGATTGCAGGTTATGCCAGGCAGGGACTACCCAAGGAGGCGGTCGATTTGTTTGACCAAATGCAAAGCTCGGGTGTTCAACCCAACCAATTCACATTTTCCGCTGTGCTGCCAGCCTGCTCGAATTTGGGATCACAAGAGCGGGGTTTGGAAATCCACGAACAAATTATAAGCAGTGGGTTTCAGTGCGATACCATCATCCAGACTGCCCTCATAGACATGTATGCGAAATGTGGAAATATGGTGAaagctcgtgaattgtttgatggAATGCCTCAGCTAGATGTTTTCTCCTGGACTGCCATGATTGCAG GTTATGCGCAGAATGGGCAGCAAGAGGAAGCCCTGGAGATTTTCCGGCAGATGGAAAGGGCAGGACTGAAGGCAGATGTCAAAACCTTGGCTAGCGTGCTCCCAGCTTGCACCAATTTGACAGCTTTAAAGAATGGTATGGAGGTGCATGGAGTCATGATTAGGAGAGAATTTCAGTTAGGAGTCATTATGGAAAGTGCACTTGTAGACATGTATGGAAATTGTGGAAGCATGGAGATTGCGAGGAAACTGTTTAACAAGATGCCGCGACGAGATGTTCTTTCCTGGACAGTGATGATCAAAGGGTGTGCGCAGAATGGCGAAGCATGGGAGGCCCTGAAACTTTTCGAACAAATGGAACAAGTAGGTACGATGCCAGATCAGAAGACATTCACCACTGTTCTTTCCGCATGTGCTAACTTAGCTGCCGTGGAAAAGGGAATGGATATACATGAAAAGATAGCTAGATTGGGATTGGAGCTGGATGTTGCTATGGTGAATTCCCTaatagatatgtatgcaaaatgtgggagGATAGAGAAGGCCAGGGAAATGTTTGACGAAATGCATGAACGAGACGTAACAACATGGACATCAATGATTTCTGGATATGCCATTAATGGCCGCGGCAAGGAGGCGCTCAAACTCTTTGAAGAAATGAAACAGTCTTGCATAAGTCCAAATCACGTCACAATGCTTTGTGTTTTGTCTGCCTGTGCTCATGCAGGTCTGGTGGAACAGGGTTTTCAATATTTCGATTGCTTGAGCAAATTTTATCACATACAACCCATGATGGAGCACTATTGCTGCATGGTTGATCTTCTTGGGCGTGCTGGGCGCCTGGATGAAGCTCAAGATTTTATCAATAAGATGCCAATAAAGCCAGACGCTACTTTGTGGACATCTTTGCTTGGTGCCTGTGCAATTTATAATCATGTAGAGTTAGGAGAACGTCTAGCGGATTTCCTCTTTGAAATGGATCCCCACAATCCTTCTCCTTATGTGCTCCTCTCAAATATCTATGCTGCAGCTGGCAGGTGGGATGACACCGAGAAGATatggaaaatgatgaaagaaaagGGGGTGAAAAAGACACCTGGCTGTAGCTGGATTGAGGTTAATAAACAGGTGCACGCTTTCCTCGT